GCCAGCCGAACCCGGCGCTGGGCGCGATCACCTTCAGGCCCTTGCCGTTGGGGCACAGGAACTGCTCGCGCACCGAGGCGAACAGGTCGACCCACTCCGCGGAGCGGATGAACTCGCGCACCTCGGCCACCGACGGCACGCCGGGCTTGCCCGCGAACCGCTGCGCGGAGGCCAGCATCCAGCGGTTCTCCGCCAGCTCGTTGTAGCAGTAGGCGCGGAAGGTCAGGCCGCGCTCGTAGGCCAGCCGGCGCACCGAGCAGAACCAGATCCAGAACTCGGCGAAGGACCGGCCCTCGTCGTCGGACGGCAGCGGCTCCCAGCTGACGAACGCCCGGTAGCCCTGCTCCTCGCCGATGTCGGCGCCGGACAGCCAGCAGCCCCACAGGTAGGCGCCGGAATCGCCGTAGCTCTCCATGTCCACGTCGACCTCGACGTCCGCTCGCGGCACCGACAGGTCGCGGACCCGCCGCACCAGCGGCAGGTCCTGCAGCCACGCCTTGGCGAGCAGGATCGCGTCGGTGTTGCGGACGCCGGTCAGCGGCAGCTCTTCGGCCCGCTCCAGCGGCATCCCGGCCAGCTCGTCCACTGTGGACACACCGAGGTCGCGCAGCGCGGTGGCGTCCTCGCCGCGCACGACCAGGCTGACGTCGCGCCGGTCGCGCAGCTGCTGCTCGCACACCGGCCACCACGGGCAGCCCTTGCACTCGTTGATGCGGGAGGGTTCCGCGAGCGGCTCGGCGCCGTCGGCGGCCGCGGTGGCCACCGCCAACCGGTCGGCGAACCGGGCCTCGTACTCGGCCAGCGCGGTGCGCCCGCCCGGCCAGTTCGGAGCCGCCAGGTCGTGCCAGACCACCACGTCGGCTTCCACGCCGATCACGCCGCCCTGGTTGGCGGCCGCACTCATCCCGCAGGCCTGCAGCAGCCGGACCGCGTGCGCCAGCCGGAGCTGGTCGCGGGGCTGCGCCCGCACCTTGCGGAGCCGGTCGGCCGAGGCCTCCTCGGGCAGCGGGCGCTCCACCGGCGACACCCGCGCGCCGCGCCCCGGATCGGTGATCTTGTGCCGCACCACCAGCACCGGCACGTACCCGTCGCCGCTGCGCACCAGCAGGTCGACCGTGCCGCGCCGCCCGCCGTCGGAGTCCGACGGCAGCTGGGCGGCGGAGATGTAGCGAGTGCCCGCGCGCATCGCGGCCAGCGTGAGCTCGGCGCGGTCGACCGGCGCGCCGAGCGGGATCTCGGTCCAGTCCGGACCGTGCAGCCGGCTGAGCAGCTTCGCGACGGCGCGCCGGTGCTCGGCGGCGTCGGCGATCCGCTGCTCGATGCCCAGGTCCAGCGGAGCCTTCGGCTGGTCCCGCATCGACGGGTCGTTCTCCAGGTGCACGCGTCGACGGCAACGCGTCACCACGCTTGCGTCGAGCAGCACCTTCTCCTTCACGGGTGAAGCGTATGCCGTCGGCATGACAGCTGCGCCCATCACCCCGGCTACACGACCGAGCGGCGTCGTACGCTCCGCGCACGACACGTCGCGTTCTGCTGTCGTGCGCGGCTGGCTGCGGTCTTAGGCTTTGCAGCGCGAACAGGGAGGTGACGGCCCGGTGAGGAAGCGCACGACCGCGAAGCGGATCCCGACCGAGTCCCGCAGGACGGCCAAGGCCGCGAAGAAGGCCGACAAGCGGGCTGCCAAGGCGATCAAGAAGGGCGAGCACGGGCGCATCACGCCGGGCAACGCCAAGAAGGTGATCGGTGTGGCCAAGGTCGTCGGCCCGGTGCTGCTCCCGTTCGCCGTCCGCGCGGCGTCGGCGCTCCGCAACAGCTACGACCGGACGCGAGCCCGGCACCTCGGGGTTCCGGTGGACGACCTCGGCACCTACACCGGCCACGGCGCGGCGCTGCACGCGCGCATCGCAGGCGACTCCGAGGCGTTGCGCGCACTGCGCGAGCAGGCGGAGGACGCCGAGGCGAGGCTGGTGGCGGACCAGTACGCGGAGCGGACGGGCGCGCGGCTGATGCAGCTGACGACGGCGGTGCGGGCCGCGGAGCGGATGCCGACGCAGCGCCGCCGGTCGGCGCACCGCGCGGTGGACGCGGAGCTGGGCCGGATCGAGGACGACCTGCTGACCCGCTTCGGCGTCCCGACCAGGAGGTGACCCGGAGTGCGGTCCGCCGGGTGGGCGGACCGCACCGAGGATCACTCCGCAGCGGCCTCGCCGGGGAAGAAGGGCCGTTCGACGCGGATCAGGTCGGCAGCGGCCAGGATCTCCGCGGCGTCGTCGACCGGCGGATGGATCGCCTGGTTGATCCGCTGCTTGACCGCCTTGCCCTCCGCACCCGCGAGCAGCACCTCGCGCTCCCAGCCCTTGGTGAAGAGCCCACCGGCGCCGCCCAGGTCGAGACAGGTGACGTACGGGCCGACGGCGAACTCCCGCAGCGGCGTGCCGAGCAGGTCGGCCGCCGCGTTGTACCCGGCGACCTTGCCCATCGGGGTGGCGTGCTGGCACGCCTGCATGACGGTGCGCTCCGCGTCGTAGGCCGCCGCGGCGGTGTCCCCGGCGGCGAACACCTCCGGCAGGGCGCGCAGGTGGTGGTCCACCGGAACCCGCCCCAGCGGGTCGAGCCGGTCGCTGATCTGCCGGGTCAGTCCGCTGGCTCGCATCCCCACCGTCCACACCACCGCATCCGCCACGACCTTCGTGCCGTCGGACAGGGCGGCGTAGCCGTCGCCGACCTCCGTCAGGGTCGTTTCGAGGCGGCGTTCGACACCGAGCTCGTCCAGCGCCGATTCGATCTGCGGGCGCGGGCCCGGGCCGAGCTGGTGCCCGACCGCGGCGGCGTGGTCCACCAGCACCACCCGCCCGCGGGCGGCCAGTTCGGTGGCGATCTCCAGGCCGGTGAAACCGGCGCCGACGACCACTGCGGAGAAGTCCTCGCGGTCGCGCAGGTGGTCGGCCAGCGCCTGCGCGCCGTCCGCGGTGTCGATGTCGAAGAGCCGCTCCGCTCCGGGCAGGCGTCCGGGGCGGACGACCTCGCTGCCCGCCGCCAGCACCAGCCGGTCGTAGCCGATCGCGCGGCCATCGGCGAGAACCGTGCGCCGCTCGGTGTCGATCGTGCTGACCGAGGCGCGCAGGTGCTCGACGCCGATCGGGTCGAGAATCCTGCTGAGCTCCACCTTGGCCAAGCCCGGCTCCGGCTCGTACAGCCGTGGCCGCAGCACCATGTGCTCGCTCGGGTTGACGAGGGTGATGCGCAGGTCGGCTTCCCCACGTGCCAGGGCCGCTCCCGCCGCGCTCCACACCCCGGCGAAACCTCCGCCGATGATCACAACTCGCGCCATCGTGGCGTCCTCTCCTGAATCCGCTGCACCCCCGGTGCATCCGGGGTCGGCAGGGAGACAGGACAGCGGGCTCAGATGTGACCGATGCGGGCGAGCTTCTCCGGGTTGACCAGTCGCCGGAACGCCGTGATCCGCCCGTCGGCGACCTCCGCGGTGTCGAGCCAGCACAGGACTCCGGCCTTGTAGGTCGCCATCGCCGGGAGGCCGTTGACCTCGACGATGCGGAAGGCGTCGGGGCGCCGCAGCCGGATCGGGCGGACCACCAGCCGGGCGATCGTCTCGACGCCGAAGACCGGCCGGCGCGAGGCGGGCACCTGGCCGCCGCCGTCGGCGAGGTAGACGGCCTCGGGGTGCAGCAGCCGGACGAGTTCGGCCAGGTCACCGCGGTCGGCGGCGGCCTTGAACGCCTTGAGCGCGCGTTCGGTCTCGGCCTTGGAGGCCCGGGGCCGCCCGTCGGCCGCGGCCACCTTCGCCCGGGCGCGGGAGGCGAGCTTGCGGCTGGCGGCGGGTGTCGCGCCGAGCACCTCGGCGACCTGGTCGAACGGGAAGTCGAAGACGTCGTGCAGGACCAGCGCGACGCGCTCGGAAGGGCTGAGCCGTTCCATGACCACCAGCATCGCGGTGCCCACCGACTCGTCCACCATGACCTGCTCGGCGGCGTCCGGGCCGGTCAGCAGCGGTTCGGGAAGCCAGGGGCCCACGTAGGCCTCGCGCCGGACGCGCGCGGACTTCAGCACGTTGTACGAGGTGCGGGCGGCCACCGTGACCAGCCAGGCCCGGAGGTCCCGCACCTCGGACAGGTCCGCGGCGGAGGCCCGCAACCAGACGTCCTGGGTCACGTCCTCGGCCTCGGCGACGGTGCCGAGGATCCGGTAGGCCGCGCCGAACACGGCGGGGCGGTGAGCCTCCCAGTCGGCAGGCACCGGGTTTGCCATCTCGGTCTCCTCACGCCACCGGAACGATAGCGCGGGGCGAACAGACGTGCGGACATCGGCGGGCACCTGCCGATCGCAGGTGCCCGTCGAGTTCAGCGGCCGGGGATCGTGACGAAGCCCTTCTCCGCCATCCAGTCGCGGGCCACGTCGGCCGGGTCGCGGCCGTCGACGTCGACCTGGGCGTTCAGCCGGACCAGTTCCTCGTTGGTCAGCGCCGCCGACACCGGCTCGAAGATCGCGGTGATCTGCGGGTAGCGCTCGAGCAGCTCGTCGCGGGTGGTGACGCCGATGTTGTAGCGCGGGAAGAACAACTTGTCGTCGTCCAGCACCTTCAGGTCCAGCGCCTTGATCCGCCCGTCGGTGGTGAACACCTCGCCGAAGGTGCAGGTGCCGTTCGCGGTCGCCTGGTAGATGCTGCCCTCGGTCAGCGTCTTCACCTTCGATTTGTCGGCGGTGAAGCCGTACTCCTGCTGCACACCGGGGAATCCGTCGTTGCGGTTGGCGAACTCGGTGTCCACGCAGAACGTGGCCAGGTCCGGGTGCTCGGCGACGACCCGCGGGATGTCCGACAGCTTCTCCACGCCCAGCCGCCGCGCCGCGTCCTGGTTGACCGCGAACGCGTAGGTGTTGTCCACGTTGTAGTCGATCGCGGTCCAGGCGACGCCGTTGCGCTCCAGGTCCTGCTTCGCGACCGCCTCGTACTGGGCGCGGGCGTCCGGGATCGGGTCGTTGTTGCCGTTGTAGCTGATCCAGGACGTGCCGGTGTAGTCCCACAGGATGTCGATCTGCCCGCTCTGCAGCGCATTGCGGGCCGTGGACGACCCCACGATGCTGCTCAGGTCCCGCACCTCGGCGCCACCGGCGGACAGCGCGAACTGCGCGATGTAGCCGAGCACGACCTGCTCGGTGAAGTTCTTCGACCCCACCGTGATCGTGACGCCCTCCAGCTCCGGCACGGGCTGGATCGAGCCGGGTTCGACCGCCAGCGGCACCGAGCTGCCGGAGCTCAGCCCGCAGCCGGACAGCAGCACCCCGGTCATCGCCAGCGAGGCCAGTTTCAGCGCGCCGCGGCGCGACGTTCGCAGCTTCATCGCAACCCCTTCGGCGACAGGTAGGTCTCGGCCAGCGCGCCCAGCCAGTCGACCAGCAGCGCCAGCGCCATGGCCAGCACCGAGCCGACGATCATGACCGTCCAGTCGTTGAGCTTGTAGCCGGTGTCGATCATCTCGCCGAGGCCGCCCGCGCCGACGAACAGCGCCAGCGTCGCGGTGCCCACGGCCAGCACCAGGGCGGTCCGCAGCCCGGCCAGGATGAACGGCACCGCCAGCGGCAGCTCGATGCGCAGCAGCACGGCGGCACCGGACATGCCGATGCCGCGACCGGCGTCGATCAGCGACCGGTCCACCTGCTGCAGGCCGACGATGGTGTTGCGCAGCACCGGCAGCAGCGCGTAGAAGGCGATCGGCAGCACCGCGATCCAGAACCCGGTGGCACCACCGGTGAACAGGAAGAACAGCACCAGCAGACCGACCGCGGGCGCGGCCTGGCCGATGTTGGCGACACCGATCACCAGCGGTGCGGCCCGGCGCGCCCACGGGCGGCTGAGCAGCACGCCCAGCGGCACCGCCACCGCGATCACGATCAGCGCCACCGCGAAGCTCATCAGGAAGTGCGCCCAGGTCAGGCCGAGGATGTACGGCGCGTTGATGCTGCGCGCGGTCACCTCGTCGTTGTCCTGGCCGAACGCCCAGACCAGCACCGCGGTGACCAGCACCACCACCGCGATCGGCTGCGCCAGCAGGCGCAACCGCTCCGCGGTGCGGGATCCGGAGTCCGAAGCGAACTGGCTGCTCATCACTCGTCCTCGGCCGAATCGTCGGCGTGCTCCTCGCGCAGCGCCTTGATGGTGTTCATCACCGTGTCGATGTCGACCACGCCGACGTACTCGCCGCGCGAACCGGTGACCACCGCGACGCCGTCGTCGTCGGTGAGGATCGCCTCCAGCGCGTCCTGCAGCGTGGAGGCGGGCGAGACGCTGTCCTCGACCGGCCGGCCCGCGCGGTCCAGCGACGACACCGCGCCGGCTTCCCGGGCCGACGCCCAGCGCAGCGGGCGGTTGCGCTTGTCCAGCACCAGGCCGATGGCGCCGCGGCGGGTGCCCAGCTTCTCCTTGAGCACCGACGGCGCCTCGTCCACCTTCGCGGTCGGCACCTGGCCGACCTCGATCTCGCGGACCCGCCGCAGGGTGAGCTGCTTGAGCGCGGCACCGGCGCCGACGAATCCGGCGACGGTGTCGTCGGCCGGGTTGGCCAGGATCGCGTCCGGCGTGTCGTACTGCAGGATCTTGGAGCGCTCGCCGAGCACCGCGATCCGGTCGCCGAGCTTGACCGCCTCGTCGAAGTCGTGCGTGACGAACACGATCGTCTTGCCCAGCTCGGCCTGCAGGCGCATCAACTCGTCCTGCAGCACACCTCGGGTGATCGGGTCCACCGCGCCGAAGGGCTCGTCCATCAGCAGCACCGGCGGGTTGGCCGCCAGCGCCCGCGCCACCCCGACGCGCTGCTGCTGACCGCCGGAGAGCTGCCGCGGGAAGCGGTCGCGGTACTCCGCCGGGTCCAGGTTGACCAGGTCGAGCATCTCGTCGATCCGCTCGCTGATCCGCTTCTTGTCCCAGCCGACCAGGCCGGGCACCATGCCGACGTTCTCGCCGACGGTCATGTGCGGGAACAGGCCGGCCTGCTGGATCGAGTAGCCGATCTCGCGGCGCAGCTTGTCCGGGTCGAGGCCCAGCACGTCCTGCCCGCCGATGGTGATCTTGCCGGAGCTCGGTTCGATCAACCGGTTGATCATCCGCATGGTGGTGGTCTTGCCGCTGCCGGACGGGCCGACCAGCACCACCGTCTCGCCGGCGGGGATGGTCATGGTCACCGACTCGACGGCGGGCAGCTTCTGGCCCGGGTAGCGCTTGGAGACCTCCTCAAGGCAGATCTCCACGCCGTGCCCGGTGGTCGGATTCATGTTGTCGTCAGCCACGAATACCTCTCGAAGTCGTCAACCGCCCGATCAGGACGAAGAGGGCGTCCAGCAGCAGCGCCAGGATGATCACGCCGACGGTGCCCGCGACGGCCATGTTCAGCGCGTTCGCACCACCGAGCTGGCCGAGCCCGCTGAAGATCAGGTTGCCCAGGCCGGGGCCCTTGGCGTAGGCGGCGATGGCCGCGATGCCCATCAGCATCTGGGTGCTCACCCGCATGCCCGCGAGGATCGCGGGCCAGGCCAGCCGCAGCTCGATGCGGGTCAGCACGCTGAACCGGCCCATGCCGATGCCGCGCGCCGCGTCCAGGATCGGCTGGTCCACGGTGGACAGACCGACGATGGTGTTGCGCACGATCGGCAGCAGCGCGTACAGCACGAGCGTCAGCACCGACGGCGCCACGCCCAGCCCCAGCACGGGGATGAGCAGGCCGAACAGCGCGAACGACGGGATGGTCAGGACGGCGCTGGAAAGCGCGGTGGCGATCGCCGCCCCGGCGGGGCTGCGGTAGACCGCAACCCCGACCAGGACGCCGACGATCGTCGCCAGCACGATGCACTGGAGCACCATGCTGGCGTGCTGGTAGGAGTCCACCAGCAGCGATTGCCACCTGGATGCGACGTAGTCCAGGAAGTTCACTCGTTACTCTTTCCCTCCCGCCGAGGCCGACGCGGGCTCCTCGTCGGTCTCCACCGGAGTGGTGACCAGCTGGAACTCGCCGTCATGTTCCTCGGTGCCGGTGATCACGGCCTGTTCGAGCACCTCGGCCCCCTTGACCTCGCGCAGCATCATCGGGTCGCTGCGCAGGTCCTTGACCAGCGCAGCGCACATCAGCAGCACGACGATCACGAACGGCGAGGCCGCGATGATCGTGGTGTTGTTCAGCCCGCTCAGGGCGTCCTCTCCGCCGGTCAGCAGCATCACGATGGCGACGCCGCCGATGACCAGGCCCCAGAACACGACGACGAACTTGTTCGGCTTGGCGCTGCCGCGCTGCGACATCGAACCGAGCACGACCGACGCGGAGTCGGCGCTGGTGACGAAGAAGTTGATGATCAGCAGCATCGCCAGCACGCTGGCCACCGCGCTCAGCGGCAGGTTCCGGAACACCTGGAACAGCTGGTCCTCGGCACCGCCCGCCTCGGTCAGGTTGGCGCCGTCGCGCTCCTGGTAGAGCGCGGTGCCGCCCATGATGGCGAACCAGATCAGGCTGATCACGCTGGGCACCATCAGCACGCCGCCGATGAACTGGCGGATGGTGCGGCCGCGGCTGATCCGCGCGATGAACATGCCGACGAAGGGCGCCCAGGAGATCCACCACGCCCAGTAGAAGATCGTCCAGGTGGACAGCCAGCTGTGCATGTCCTCGCCGCCGATGGCGCCGGTGCGGGAGATCATCTCGCCGAAGTCGGCGAGGTAGGAGCCCACCGACAGCGGGATGACGTCGAGGATGAACACCGTCGGGCCGACGAAGAAGAGGAACACGGCCAGCAGCAGCGCCAGGATCATGTTGCTGTTGGACAGCAGCTGGATGCCCTTGGACACGCCCGAGACCGCCGAGATCACGAACGCGGCGATAAGCACCGTGATGATCACGACCAGCAGCGTGTTGCCGACCGAGGCGACCCAGCCGACCTCGGTCAGACCGGCCGCGATCTGGGTCGCCCCGATGCCCAGCGACGCGGCGGTGCCGAACACGGTCGCGAACACCGCGAGCGCGTCGATGATCCGCCCGGGCACGCTCTCCGACGCGCCCTTGCCGAAGAACGGCACGAACGCCGAGCTGAACAGCTGCTTGCGGCCGCGCCGGTAGCTGGCGTAGGCGATGGCCAGGCCGACCACCGAGTAGATCGCCCACGGGTGCAGGGTCCAGTGGAACAGCGAGGTCGCCATCGCGGTCCCGACCGCGGCGTCCGTGCCCGCCTCGGCGCTGCCGGGCGGCGGACTGGTGAAGTGGGTCAGCGGTTCGGAAACGCCGTAGAACATCAGACCGATGCCCATCCCGGCGGCGAACATCATCGCGATCCACGACGAGGTCCGGAACTCGGGCTTCTCGTCGTCCTCACCCAGCGGGATGCGCCCGTACCGGCTGAACGCCAGCCACAGGGCGAAGACCACGAACGCGGTGCCGGCCAGCACGAACACCCACCCGCCGTCGCGCACCAGCACCTCGAGGGCACCGCTGGCGAAGGCCTGCAGCGACTCGGATCCGAGCACGCCCCAGGCGATGAACGCGATCGCCGCGACCGCGGAGATGCCGAACACCACCCAGTCCATCCGACCGGGCTGGTCGACGAGCTTGGTGCCCGCCTCCTCCTTCTCGACCGGGTTGTCCGATCGTTCCTCTACTACTGTCGACACAGATCCAGGCGCCGGGCGAACGGCGCCCCCTCCTTTCGGGAGTCGGTCGCGCGCGGCCGGTTCCCAGGTGGCCCGGGAACCGATCGCGCACGGCCCGTGCACTTGCTCACTCCGGGGCGAACGGGACAAATGCCACCGGAGTGAAAACAGCTGCGCGCCCGGCCGCCGCAGCAGCCGGGCGCGCAACGCTTCGGCCAGGAGGGCTCGCTACTTCTCCCCGGCCGGGGAATCAGCGGTCTCCGCGTCCTCGTCAACAGGCGTGGTGACCAGCTGGAACTCGCCTTCGTGCTCCTCGGTACCAGCGATCACGGCCTGCTCCAGAACCTCCGCGCCCTTGGCGTCGCGCAGGGTCATCGGGTCGCTGCGCAGGTCCTTGAGCAGGGCCACGCACATCAGGACCATGACGATCGCGAACGGCAGCGCACCGATGAAGGTCAGGTTCTGGATGCCGTCCAGCGCCTTCTCGGCGTCACCGCCCGCAGAGCCGATGACCAGCATGATCGCGGCGACCGCACCGGTGGCGGCGCCCCAGAAGATGACCACCCAGCGGCTCGGCTCGATGGAACCGCGCTGCGACAGGGTGCCCATCACCACGGAGGCGGCGTCGGCACCGGAGACGAAGAAGATCGCCACCAGGATCATCACCAGCACCGAGGTGATCAGCGTCAGCGGCAGGTTGTCGAGGACCGCGAAGGTCTGCGCCTCGGCGCTGCCGTCGCCGTACACGGCGTTGCCCGCCTTCTGGCTGTCGATCGCGGCACCGCCGAAGATCGCGAACCACACCAGGCTGACCACGCTGGGCACCAGCAGCACGCCGCCGACGAACTGGCGGATGGTGCGACCGCGGCTGATCCGCGCGATGAACATGCCGACGAACGGCGTCCACGAGATCCACCAGGCCCAGTAGAAGACGGTCCAGCCGGACAGCCACTCCTGCATCTCCGCGCCGCCGGTGGCACCGGCCCGCGAGGCCATCTCGCCGAACTCGCTCATGTAGGAGCCGAGCGCGGTGGGCAGCAGGTCCAGGATGAACACCGTCGGGCCGACCACGAACACGAACAGCGCCAGCAGCGCGGCCAGCACCATGTTGATGTTGGACAGCCACTGGATGCCCTTGGCCACGCCGGACACCGCGGAGGCGATGAAGCACACCGTCAGCACGACGATGATCAGCACGAGGATCGTGGACGAGGCGCCCTCGATCCAGCCCGCGGCCTTCATGCCGGCGCTGATCTGCAGGGTTCCGATGCCCAGCGAGGCGGCGGAGCCGAACAGGGTGGCGAACAGCGCGAGGATGTCGATCAGCTTGCCGATCGGGCCCTCGGCGTTGCGCTTGCCGATCAGCGGGCGGAACACGCCGCTGATCAGCTGGCTGCGGCCGCGGCGGAAGCTGCTGTAGGCGATCGCCAGACCCGCCACCGCGTAGATCGCCCACGGGTGCAGCGTCCAGTGGAACAGCGAAGTCGCCATCGAGGTCTCGATGGCCGCCTCGCTCTCCCCCGGGACGGTGCCCGGCGGCGGCGAGACGTAGTGCCCGAGCGGCTCGCTAACGCCGAAGAACATCAAACCGATGCCCATACCGGCGCTGAACATCATCGCGATCCAGGACACCGTCCTGAATTCCGGCTTCTCGCCGTCCTGGCCGAGTGGAATCCGGCCGTACTTGCTGAAAGCCAGAAAAAGGGCAAAGATGACGAAACCGGTCGCTGCGAGCACGAAGCCCCAGCCCGTGTTCGTGATCAACCACGTCAGCGCGGCCGACGAGGCGACGCTGAGCGAGTCGGTGCCAACCGCACCCCAGACCACCACCGCGAACATGATCGCCGCGGCGACGCCGAACACGATCCAGTCGGTTCGCGGTTTGCCCAGGAATTCGGTGTTCGCAGACAGTTCAGTCGTATGGCTCCCCTTGGCGGAGTCACCACTTCGTTCTGTTGTCGACACAGGTTCCGGCGTCGATTTGCGGCGACGCCCCCTCCTCTCCGTCGTCAGTCACGACGATCCGATTCAGCACCTCCGCATTGGGCGCAGCTGCACTCGGAACGCCTGCAACCCGGTAAACCGTGACCCAATTGGGTGAACAAGGCAAGCTCGCCCGCGGTCAGCGTGGCCGAACCGACACCTAGACTTGGCTCTCGTGGCAGCCGGTCTCACACCTACGCAGGGCGCACTTCGCGTCCTGCGCGGCGCTGCTCTGGCCACCACATCGGCGTCACTGTCCGTAGCCGCTCACGTGGCCGCGGGTGGGTCATTACCCGATCTGGGCTCGACCGTTGTGATCACCGTCCTCCTGGCCGGCGCCGGTGTGGCACTCGCTGATCGCAAGCGCGGGTCGTGGGGCATTCTAGGGGCACTCGGCGTCAGCCAGCTGTCACTTCACGTATTTCTCCAGCTCGTGGCGTCCCACCAGGACGGACCGGGCGCCATCGGCATGCCGTTCTCACCCCTGGCCATGACCCTCGGTCACCTGGGGGCGGTCCTGGTGACCGGACTGCTGATGGCCCGGGCGGAGCGTGCACTCTTCGTAGTCGCACGCCTGCTCCGTTCGATTCTGCCGCGCCGCCCGCGGCCGCTACCCACAGTCACCGAGACGCCCACGGTCTGCGTCCCGGCGATCACGGTGCGTCCCCTGGCGCACCTGCTCTACCAACGCATCCACGCCCGTCGCGGGCCCCCGGAATCTCCTGCGCATGATCAGGTGGAATTCGCCGCCTGATCGTTGTCGATCTGTCATTTTCCCGATCATCGGCTCGATGATCGATATTCCAGGA
This portion of the Saccharopolyspora antimicrobica genome encodes:
- a CDS encoding TM0106 family RecB-like putative nuclease; translated protein: MKEKVLLDASVVTRCRRRVHLENDPSMRDQPKAPLDLGIEQRIADAAEHRRAVAKLLSRLHGPDWTEIPLGAPVDRAELTLAAMRAGTRYISAAQLPSDSDGGRRGTVDLLVRSGDGYVPVLVVRHKITDPGRGARVSPVERPLPEEASADRLRKVRAQPRDQLRLAHAVRLLQACGMSAAANQGGVIGVEADVVVWHDLAAPNWPGGRTALAEYEARFADRLAVATAAADGAEPLAEPSRINECKGCPWWPVCEQQLRDRRDVSLVVRGEDATALRDLGVSTVDELAGMPLERAEELPLTGVRNTDAILLAKAWLQDLPLVRRVRDLSVPRADVEVDVDMESYGDSGAYLWGCWLSGADIGEEQGYRAFVSWEPLPSDDEGRSFAEFWIWFCSVRRLAYERGLTFRAYCYNELAENRWMLASAQRFAGKPGVPSVAEVREFIRSAEWVDLFASVREQFLCPNGKGLKVIAPSAGFGWRDAEASGENSMRWYRDAVGLGGGIPDLSQRDRILRYNEDDVQATWTIRRWMTSDEVREIPFAEDL
- a CDS encoding DUF6474 family protein, giving the protein MPTESRRTAKAAKKADKRAAKAIKKGEHGRITPGNAKKVIGVAKVVGPVLLPFAVRAASALRNSYDRTRARHLGVPVDDLGTYTGHGAALHARIAGDSEALRALREQAEDAEARLVADQYAERTGARLMQLTTAVRAAERMPTQRRRSAHRAVDAELGRIEDDLLTRFGVPTRR
- a CDS encoding NAD(P)/FAD-dependent oxidoreductase, whose product is MARVVIIGGGFAGVWSAAGAALARGEADLRITLVNPSEHMVLRPRLYEPEPGLAKVELSRILDPIGVEHLRASVSTIDTERRTVLADGRAIGYDRLVLAAGSEVVRPGRLPGAERLFDIDTADGAQALADHLRDREDFSAVVVGAGFTGLEIATELAARGRVVLVDHAAAVGHQLGPGPRPQIESALDELGVERRLETTLTEVGDGYAALSDGTKVVADAVVWTVGMRASGLTRQISDRLDPLGRVPVDHHLRALPEVFAAGDTAAAAYDAERTVMQACQHATPMGKVAGYNAAADLLGTPLREFAVGPYVTCLDLGGAGGLFTKGWEREVLLAGAEGKAVKQRINQAIHPPVDDAAEILAAADLIRVERPFFPGEAAAE
- the sigJ gene encoding RNA polymerase sigma factor SigJ — translated: MANPVPADWEAHRPAVFGAAYRILGTVAEAEDVTQDVWLRASAADLSEVRDLRAWLVTVAARTSYNVLKSARVRREAYVGPWLPEPLLTGPDAAEQVMVDESVGTAMLVVMERLSPSERVALVLHDVFDFPFDQVAEVLGATPAASRKLASRARAKVAAADGRPRASKAETERALKAFKAAADRGDLAELVRLLHPEAVYLADGGGQVPASRRPVFGVETIARLVVRPIRLRRPDAFRIVEVNGLPAMATYKAGVLCWLDTAEVADGRITAFRRLVNPEKLARIGHI
- a CDS encoding glycine betaine ABC transporter substrate-binding protein — its product is MKLRTSRRGALKLASLAMTGVLLSGCGLSSGSSVPLAVEPGSIQPVPELEGVTITVGSKNFTEQVVLGYIAQFALSAGGAEVRDLSSIVGSSTARNALQSGQIDILWDYTGTSWISYNGNNDPIPDARAQYEAVAKQDLERNGVAWTAIDYNVDNTYAFAVNQDAARRLGVEKLSDIPRVVAEHPDLATFCVDTEFANRNDGFPGVQQEYGFTADKSKVKTLTEGSIYQATANGTCTFGEVFTTDGRIKALDLKVLDDDKLFFPRYNIGVTTRDELLERYPQITAIFEPVSAALTNEELVRLNAQVDVDGRDPADVARDWMAEKGFVTIPGR
- a CDS encoding ABC transporter permease; the protein is MSSQFASDSGSRTAERLRLLAQPIAVVVLVTAVLVWAFGQDNDEVTARSINAPYILGLTWAHFLMSFAVALIVIAVAVPLGVLLSRPWARRAAPLVIGVANIGQAAPAVGLLVLFFLFTGGATGFWIAVLPIAFYALLPVLRNTIVGLQQVDRSLIDAGRGIGMSGAAVLLRIELPLAVPFILAGLRTALVLAVGTATLALFVGAGGLGEMIDTGYKLNDWTVMIVGSVLAMALALLVDWLGALAETYLSPKGLR
- a CDS encoding ABC transporter ATP-binding protein, which gives rise to MNPTTGHGVEICLEEVSKRYPGQKLPAVESVTMTIPAGETVVLVGPSGSGKTTTMRMINRLIEPSSGKITIGGQDVLGLDPDKLRREIGYSIQQAGLFPHMTVGENVGMVPGLVGWDKKRISERIDEMLDLVNLDPAEYRDRFPRQLSGGQQQRVGVARALAANPPVLLMDEPFGAVDPITRGVLQDELMRLQAELGKTIVFVTHDFDEAVKLGDRIAVLGERSKILQYDTPDAILANPADDTVAGFVGAGAALKQLTLRRVREIEVGQVPTAKVDEAPSVLKEKLGTRRGAIGLVLDKRNRPLRWASAREAGAVSSLDRAGRPVEDSVSPASTLQDALEAILTDDDGVAVVTGSRGEYVGVVDIDTVMNTIKALREEHADDSAEDE
- a CDS encoding ABC transporter permease yields the protein MNFLDYVASRWQSLLVDSYQHASMVLQCIVLATIVGVLVGVAVYRSPAGAAIATALSSAVLTIPSFALFGLLIPVLGLGVAPSVLTLVLYALLPIVRNTIVGLSTVDQPILDAARGIGMGRFSVLTRIELRLAWPAILAGMRVSTQMLMGIAAIAAYAKGPGLGNLIFSGLGQLGGANALNMAVAGTVGVIILALLLDALFVLIGRLTTSRGIRG